Proteins encoded together in one Halalkaliarchaeum sp. AArc-CO window:
- the dnaJ gene encoding molecular chaperone DnaJ, with protein sequence MSEDFYEVLGVSRDADADEIKRAYRKKAAEYHPDVSDDPDAEEKFKRIQKAKEVLTDEEKRQLYDRLGHEQFERAEKHGATDNGGAGRGAGRGPFGGGGPFGGGGGGFEDLFSDLFGGGSRDPNRPRQGRDLRTEITIDLEEAFDGAEKRLSVTRPTECDDCGGTGHPPDADVQSCPECNGRGQVTQVQQTAFGRVQQTTTCPRCEGDGELYSETCSTCSGEGIVREEATLTVEIPAGVESGQTLRMGGEGAPGENGGPPGDLLIDVTVEGDDRFERDGDDLHLKQPISFPQAVFGDTIEIETLDGTVEMDVPAGTQSGETFRLRDRGMPRLRGRGRGDLYVRVQVVTPESLNEEQREALEAFAEAGGEEIEIEEGFFERIKRSL encoded by the coding sequence ATGAGCGAGGACTTCTATGAGGTACTCGGGGTGTCACGCGACGCCGACGCCGACGAGATCAAACGGGCCTATCGGAAGAAGGCGGCGGAGTATCACCCCGACGTCAGCGACGATCCGGACGCCGAAGAGAAGTTCAAGCGGATCCAGAAGGCAAAGGAGGTGCTCACCGACGAGGAGAAGCGACAGCTGTACGATCGGCTGGGTCACGAGCAGTTCGAACGGGCCGAAAAGCACGGCGCGACCGACAACGGCGGCGCCGGCCGCGGTGCGGGGCGGGGCCCGTTCGGCGGCGGCGGTCCGTTCGGCGGCGGCGGAGGTGGTTTCGAGGACCTGTTTTCGGACCTGTTCGGCGGCGGCAGCCGCGATCCGAACCGCCCACGCCAGGGACGCGACCTCCGGACGGAGATCACGATCGACCTCGAGGAGGCGTTCGACGGCGCCGAAAAGCGCCTCTCTGTCACCCGGCCGACAGAATGTGACGACTGTGGCGGCACCGGACATCCGCCGGACGCGGACGTACAGAGCTGTCCGGAGTGTAACGGTCGGGGCCAGGTGACGCAGGTCCAGCAGACCGCGTTCGGCCGCGTCCAGCAGACGACCACCTGCCCCCGGTGTGAGGGGGACGGCGAACTGTACTCCGAGACGTGTTCCACCTGTTCGGGTGAGGGTATCGTCCGGGAGGAAGCCACGCTCACCGTCGAGATCCCTGCCGGCGTCGAAAGCGGCCAGACGCTCCGGATGGGTGGTGAAGGCGCGCCGGGGGAGAACGGCGGTCCGCCGGGCGATCTCCTCATCGACGTGACGGTGGAGGGGGACGACCGGTTCGAGCGCGACGGCGACGACCTCCATCTCAAGCAGCCGATCTCGTTCCCGCAAGCGGTCTTCGGGGATACGATCGAGATCGAAACGCTCGACGGCACCGTCGAGATGGACGTTCCGGCCGGCACCCAAAGCGGCGAAACGTTCCGACTGCGGGACCGGGGAATGCCTCGGCTGCGGGGTCGCGGACGCGGTGACCTTTACGTCCGGGTGCAGGTAGTCACCCCGGAAAGCCTCAACGAGGAACAGCGGGAGGCGCTCGAGGCGTTCGCCGAGGCGGGTGGCGAGGAGATCGAAATCGAGGAGGGCTTCTTCGAACGCATCAAGCGGAGTCTGTGA
- a CDS encoding site-2 protease family protein, translating to MADEEVSGPVDDAEASGETPRPEPLRTFFQVKSTRRDGDRILYYGESLVPDRALMRRISPAFREAGYEVELARTSGTDVVIARPLGAGRGGIPWTNLVLFVTTVISTLFVGAYGWYYVPLSEITANPLVILQAWPFTAAVLGVLLVHELGHYAAARYYGVNVSLPYVIPFVFPFGTLGAVIRMKGQMPSRKVLFDIGAAGPLAGLAATIVVTVIGLSLDPITIPERILEADGSMIRFNDPPLLTLIASALGEPTAYEAANKAAHPVVIGGWVGMFFTLLNLLPVGQLDGGHIMRAMIGERQETVASLVPAALFGIAAYLYYVLEYGLDESVGLWAFWGVFALFIAFNGPADPVDESQLGWPRMIVGIITFALGLLCFMLVPVQVVSG from the coding sequence ATGGCAGACGAGGAGGTCTCGGGCCCGGTGGACGACGCGGAAGCCTCCGGCGAGACACCCCGACCCGAGCCGCTTCGGACGTTCTTTCAGGTAAAATCGACACGACGGGACGGCGACCGGATCCTCTATTACGGCGAGTCGCTGGTCCCCGATCGCGCGCTCATGCGTCGGATCTCCCCGGCTTTCCGTGAGGCCGGCTACGAGGTCGAACTCGCACGAACCAGTGGGACCGACGTCGTGATCGCGCGCCCGCTCGGCGCCGGAAGGGGAGGAATTCCGTGGACCAACCTCGTGTTGTTCGTGACGACAGTGATCTCGACGCTGTTCGTGGGCGCGTACGGCTGGTACTACGTCCCGCTCTCGGAGATTACTGCCAACCCGCTGGTCATCCTCCAGGCGTGGCCGTTCACCGCAGCGGTGCTTGGTGTGCTTTTGGTCCACGAGCTGGGCCACTACGCCGCCGCACGATACTACGGGGTAAACGTCTCGTTGCCGTACGTGATCCCGTTCGTCTTCCCGTTCGGGACGCTGGGAGCAGTGATCCGGATGAAAGGACAGATGCCCTCCCGGAAGGTGCTGTTCGACATCGGTGCCGCGGGGCCGCTTGCGGGGCTGGCTGCGACGATCGTCGTGACAGTGATCGGACTCTCCTTGGACCCGATCACCATCCCCGAACGGATCCTCGAAGCAGACGGCAGCATGATCCGGTTCAACGATCCGCCGCTGTTGACGCTGATCGCGTCGGCACTGGGTGAACCGACGGCCTACGAGGCGGCGAACAAGGCGGCCCACCCGGTCGTCATCGGCGGGTGGGTCGGGATGTTCTTTACCCTGCTCAACCTCCTCCCGGTCGGTCAGCTCGACGGCGGTCACATCATGCGTGCGATGATCGGCGAGCGACAGGAGACGGTCGCATCGCTGGTTCCGGCGGCCCTGTTCGGGATCGCCGCCTACCTCTACTACGTGCTGGAGTACGGGCTCGACGAGTCGGTCGGGTTGTGGGCGTTCTGGGGCGTGTTCGCGCTGTTTATCGCGTTCAACGGCCCCGCCGACCCCGTCGACGAGTCACAGCTGGGGTGGCCGCGAATGATCGTGGGCATCATCACCTTCGCGCTGGGGCTACTGTGTTTCATGCTCGTGCCAGTCCAGGTCGTCTCCGGCTGA
- a CDS encoding phosphate uptake regulator PhoU, with amino-acid sequence METRKVQVTGGSTYTVSIPKSWATENDVGAGSEVEFYPEGDALFLTPKTEEQRTEGTLDVTDLTGEELVRAVTAMYVSGFDDIILESSRITTGQRRTIREAVQSLVGLEVFEETADKVVIRDLLDSSELSIHNAVTRMRLIALSMLEDALAALGELDEDLSRDVIERDDDLDRLWLVVSRIFRATLRTPKAAEKLGLPREVCFDYQSSARQLERIGDHATKIAHLTLELEQPVPEEILDALEELRQEVTQVIDDAMDALFSEDRDVATRVANEARKAVQRIDEDARRIDSYLRNLDPARAQLLGLIVDSVSRCGDYGGNIAETALQKASPSP; translated from the coding sequence ATGGAAACCCGGAAGGTCCAGGTCACCGGGGGATCGACGTACACGGTATCGATTCCCAAGTCCTGGGCGACGGAAAACGACGTGGGCGCCGGAAGCGAAGTGGAGTTCTATCCGGAGGGTGACGCGCTGTTTCTCACGCCGAAAACCGAAGAGCAACGGACGGAAGGGACGCTGGACGTGACAGATCTAACCGGCGAGGAACTGGTTCGGGCGGTCACGGCGATGTACGTGAGTGGCTTCGACGACATTATCCTGGAGAGCAGCCGGATCACGACCGGGCAACGCCGCACGATCAGGGAGGCCGTCCAGAGTCTCGTCGGCCTCGAAGTGTTCGAGGAGACGGCGGACAAAGTAGTTATCCGGGATCTGCTCGATTCCTCCGAGCTATCGATTCACAACGCCGTAACCCGAATGCGGCTGATCGCGCTGTCGATGCTGGAAGACGCCCTCGCCGCACTCGGGGAACTCGACGAGGACCTCTCGCGTGACGTGATCGAACGCGACGACGACCTCGACCGGCTCTGGCTCGTGGTCTCGCGGATCTTCAGGGCGACGCTACGGACCCCGAAGGCCGCAGAAAAGCTCGGACTCCCCCGGGAGGTCTGTTTCGACTACCAATCGAGCGCCAGACAGCTCGAACGCATCGGCGATCACGCCACCAAGATCGCCCACCTCACCCTGGAACTGGAACAACCGGTCCCCGAGGAAATACTCGACGCGCTCGAAGAGCTCCGCCAGGAGGTCACACAGGTAATCGACGACGCGATGGACGCGCTGTTTTCCGAAGATAGGGACGTTGCGACCCGGGTCGCGAACGAGGCGCGAAAAGCCGTCCAGCGGATCGACGAGGACGCTCGACGGATCGACTCGTACCTGCGGAACCTCGATCCCGCGAGGGCACAGTTGCTCGGCCTCATCGTCGATTCGGTCTCCCGGTGTGGGGACTACGGCGGCAACATCGCCGAAACCGCACTTCAGAAGGCGTCACCCTCGCCGTGA
- a CDS encoding PstS family phosphate ABC transporter substrate-binding protein: MAGASVGALSVSGLAGCLVRGEPSHLEGQIVVDGSNTLLPHGAAVAEEFQWRNNRVRIPVRGSGTGAGFQLFCEGTTDVQNASRPILGPEDVPEGQRSEVEQCGQAGVDYVEFEAALDGLAVWVHPDNHWCDCLTTEELRRIWEPGSEVETWGDIREEWAEEGHDGELDLYGRDPASGTFDSFTKAINGEIGAIRSDYSASADTNVIVRGVRGSRNALGWGGLGYYEENKEDLKLVDVDDGDGCVTPTRETIESGTYQPLTRAMYVYFNVNSFEKEHVREYARFYFSPIDERADRSDVGPEEELAWTQWAARKVGYFATTDESVREARERLEEVLARYE, translated from the coding sequence ATGGCCGGTGCCTCCGTGGGTGCGCTGTCGGTTTCCGGACTCGCGGGCTGTCTCGTTCGCGGGGAGCCGAGCCACCTCGAAGGACAGATCGTCGTCGACGGCAGCAATACGCTGTTGCCCCACGGTGCCGCGGTGGCCGAGGAGTTCCAGTGGCGCAACAACCGGGTCCGGATCCCAGTTCGCGGATCGGGAACCGGTGCCGGATTTCAGCTGTTCTGTGAGGGTACCACGGACGTCCAGAACGCCAGCCGGCCGATCCTGGGTCCGGAAGACGTCCCCGAGGGACAACGCAGCGAAGTAGAACAATGTGGGCAGGCCGGCGTCGACTACGTCGAGTTCGAGGCGGCGCTCGACGGACTCGCAGTCTGGGTCCATCCGGACAACCACTGGTGTGACTGTCTCACCACCGAGGAACTGCGCCGGATCTGGGAGCCCGGTTCCGAGGTCGAAACGTGGGGGGATATCCGCGAGGAGTGGGCCGAGGAGGGTCACGACGGTGAACTGGACTTGTACGGGCGCGATCCGGCCTCTGGGACGTTCGACTCGTTTACGAAAGCGATCAACGGCGAAATCGGCGCGATCCGGTCGGACTACTCCGCGAGCGCCGACACCAACGTGATCGTCCGCGGCGTTCGCGGGAGCAGAAACGCCCTCGGCTGGGGCGGGCTGGGCTACTACGAGGAGAACAAGGAGGATCTGAAACTCGTCGACGTCGACGACGGCGACGGCTGTGTCACCCCGACACGGGAGACGATCGAGTCGGGAACGTACCAGCCGTTGACGCGGGCGATGTACGTCTATTTCAACGTGAACTCCTTCGAGAAAGAGCACGTCAGGGAGTACGCCCGGTTCTACTTCTCGCCGATCGACGAGCGGGCGGACCGCAGCGACGTCGGCCCCGAAGAGGAACTCGCCTGGACCCAGTGGGCCGCACGGAAGGTCGGCTACTTCGCGACGACCGACGAGTCGGTCCGAGAGGCGCGCGAACGACTGGAGGAGGTGCTCGCTCGCTATGAGTAG